In the genome of Spirochaetia bacterium, one region contains:
- a CDS encoding carbohydrate ABC transporter permease: MKSNYRQEKGIGAALWRFFAYLIMIIFALLAIVPLVWLVISSFKTTVDFQADMLGLPKHFYPLNYPQAWRIGDFGILFGNSVFYTVFSVGIATFLSLLSGFGFSKLARKSSKPIYSLFVLGILLTTQTLMVPIFLQVTQLDTLIGGGLAKIGLCNVNQFHLFYDTKFGVLLVYIGSLLPIGVYLCTEFEKSIPTSLVEAALLDGAGYLQIFIYVFIPMCVPIIVTLGLLNIPTIWNEFALINIMVSKLSLQSLPLGIYKFSGTLASDYGKEFAALVIGLLPMLIFYLIFRKQITKSVASGAIKG, translated from the coding sequence ATGAAATCTAATTATAGGCAAGAAAAAGGCATCGGTGCAGCATTGTGGAGATTTTTTGCTTATTTAATCATGATTATCTTTGCTTTGCTTGCAATAGTACCTCTGGTTTGGCTGGTAATCAGTTCCTTCAAGACAACGGTAGATTTCCAAGCCGATATGCTCGGGCTTCCCAAGCACTTCTATCCTTTGAATTATCCGCAGGCATGGCGTATAGGTGACTTTGGTATTTTGTTTGGCAATTCAGTGTTCTATACGGTGTTTTCTGTAGGTATAGCCACTTTTCTGTCTCTTCTGTCAGGTTTTGGTTTTTCAAAACTTGCACGGAAGTCATCAAAACCGATTTATTCCTTGTTTGTCCTAGGAATACTGTTGACTACGCAGACATTGATGGTACCTATCTTTCTCCAGGTTACCCAGCTTGATACGTTGATCGGGGGAGGGCTTGCAAAGATAGGTCTGTGCAACGTCAACCAATTCCATCTGTTTTATGATACCAAGTTCGGTGTCCTGTTGGTGTACATTGGTTCCTTGTTGCCTATCGGTGTGTATCTGTGCACGGAATTTGAGAAAAGTATTCCGACCTCTCTTGTTGAAGCTGCCTTGCTTGATGGTGCCGGTTATCTGCAGATATTCATCTATGTCTTCATACCCATGTGCGTGCCGATCATCGTAACATTAGGACTGCTCAATATTCCGACGATTTGGAATGAATTTGCACTGATCAACATCATGGTTTCGAAACTGTCGCTCCAATCGTTGCCGCTTGGTATCTATAAGTTCTCAGGGACCCTTGCTTCTGATTACGGCAAGGAATTTGCTGCCTTGGTCATCGGATTGTTGCCGATGCTTATATTCTATCTGATATTCCGCAAGCAAATTACCAAGAGTGTTGCAAGCGGAGCTATCAAAGGGTGA
- a CDS encoding galactokinase gives MLKTIESIHRKIYEADKPEVIARAPIICTLLGAFAEACQGYSMLCCSSKKVQVAISRRPDNNIRLYRIQGNEKKRFTLGSLRYRKEDRWANYVKGIIAVLTNEGYVFTGMNITIEGDVFGLYESALSSTLAVATILALDRLYDFKLQTATLLRVVFQANTVFNDEICRIGDLMAMLNGKEGQVMILDQQHFTYRYLPFCFDGQQTSATAFLINSKVSQAAIRSEYRLARKCACESISSLWKQYKDIPKRDIPEKDITSRVIALPEEYRHACVFVLRESRFVMEASEQLEQKDVVQYGRTMNKVQVDLRDRLEVTCPEVDWLTKRAGEVSGCYGASLVFDGNGGTIMIVIEEGMLPEYEEKIEEYGHIFGFSPVLERFVPQEGAKVVFP, from the coding sequence ATGTTGAAGACGATTGAAAGCATCCATAGAAAGATATATGAAGCAGACAAGCCTGAAGTCATTGCCAGGGCCCCGATTATTTGTACATTGCTCGGAGCATTTGCCGAAGCCTGTCAGGGTTACTCGATGCTCTGCTGCAGCAGCAAGAAAGTGCAGGTAGCCATCAGCAGAAGACCTGACAACAATATTCGGTTGTATCGCATCCAAGGAAATGAAAAAAAACGCTTTACCCTTGGTTCATTGAGATATCGCAAGGAAGACCGATGGGCCAATTATGTCAAAGGTATCATTGCTGTCCTGACAAATGAGGGATATGTCTTCACTGGCATGAACATTACGATTGAGGGTGATGTATTTGGGCTCTATGAATCCGCTCTCAGCAGTACGCTTGCTGTTGCAACTATTCTGGCGTTGGACAGGCTGTATGATTTCAAACTTCAGACGGCTACCCTATTGCGTGTTGTATTTCAGGCAAATACAGTATTCAATGATGAGATATGCAGGATCGGAGACCTGATGGCTATGCTCAATGGGAAAGAAGGGCAGGTCATGATTTTGGACCAGCAGCACTTTACCTATCGCTATCTCCCTTTTTGTTTTGATGGGCAGCAGACTTCGGCAACGGCTTTTCTGATCAACAGCAAAGTATCCCAGGCTGCAATCAGATCTGAATACAGGCTGGCGCGCAAATGTGCCTGTGAGTCAATTTCCAGCTTGTGGAAGCAATACAAGGATATCCCCAAGAGAGATATTCCCGAGAAGGATATCACTTCCCGTGTAATTGCCTTGCCTGAGGAATATAGACATGCCTGTGTTTTTGTTCTTAGGGAATCGCGCTTTGTCATGGAAGCTTCGGAACAACTTGAACAAAAAGATGTGGTACAGTATGGTAGGACAATGAACAAGGTCCAGGTCGACCTCCGTGACAGACTTGAAGTGACTTGTCCTGAAGTTGATTGGCTTACTAAGCGCGCCGGTGAAGTTTCGGGATGCTATGGTGCAAGTTTGGTTTTTGATGGCAATGGCGGGACAATCATGATTGTCATTGAGGAAGGTATGTTGCCTGAGTATGAAGAAAAAATTGAGGAGTATGGACATATCTTC